The genomic DNA GGGCAGCGCTGGGCACCTGGGACAAGGGCGGGGACGGGGAGAGCTGCACCCGGGTGGGGGGGTTCgtgctcccacccccagctgccctCGCACCGGGGCACAAACACACACGTGCCAAAGACGTCGCACAAGTGTCCccaggtgcccctcactcccgacctgcagcccctgctcccccgccagccccgctggtgcccctcactcccgacctgcagcccctgctcccccgccagccccgctggtgcccctcactcccgacctgcagccccggGCCTCACTCACCCTCGGCCCCAGAGCAAGacccgggagctgcagcagcggcctCGGGCCCGGGGATcaccaggccccgcccctccgaGCGGAGCCTCCCCTGGGTCCTAGCGCCGCCTCACCGGGCTGCCAaaggctcccccccacccgctgtAAAACTCCCCGGCCACTGCCCCGCCCCACGGCACCGGGCCCCCCAACGCTGCATCGCTCAGACTTCGGCTTCGCCCCGGGCGCCAGGcccgggatccccccccccccccgtgtgagaaCCGCTagtctgggggggctgggagcccggacgcctgggttctctccccagctcggcGAGGCGGGGCGAGgagagctgggagcccggacgcctgggttctctccccagctcggggagggggggggagcccggacgcctgggttctctccccagctcggggagggggggagcccggacgcctgggttctctccccccgCCCGTCTGTGCCAGgctgagccccaggctggggcgaGGCGTTTGCACGCAGagccgggggggccggggggggccgggcacaAGGTTCGCTCGGTCCCGCCCTGGAGCTGCCCATAaagccccgcccggcccggcccggccgcgactcgggctgcggagcaggatGGATTGTAACCGGGCGGCGGGTGAGCGGGGACCCCCGGCAGGGACCCCAGGGGCCGggagcccccccccgagccccccccccggcagggaccccaggggccgggagcccccccccccgagctccccagccccaccccgcagcagagaccccaggggctgggagccatcCCGGAGCTCCCCCTAGCCCCCCCGGCAGAGACCCCCCACAGGGGTCAGGAgcccccccaggccccaccccaggcAGAGAGCCCTGCAGGTGTCAGGAacacccccccccgagctcccctggggcagagaccccccccaggccaggagcccccccaggcccctccccagcagagacccctggggcccagagcccccccaggcccctcctTGGCAGAGACCCCTGGGGCCGGGAGCCTCCCCCAAGCTGGTCCGGGCTGGGGGTCGGGTGCTGGGTGCTGCGGTGGAGGGGGAGCGGGAGACACCAGCAGCCTGGCCCGGGCCCCCCCCTGTGCCCCATAttccatgggggcggggggcttctGCGGCCCAGCCGGGCTGGGCGCGGCCTGACacgctcccctctgccccacagcttCTGGCTCGGACCCCAAGAAACATGAggcggggaaggagggggggcaCCCGCCTCACGCGGGGCCCCCCCAGCACAAGGTGAGGAGGGGATGGGGCCTGGCCCCCAGCTCTGGTAACGGGCAGAGACtagaccccgccccgcccctccccacgccggagtgggggtgttggggggtcgctggggggggaggggcacctcccCGTGACGTGCTGGGACCCCCACGCTGCGATGCTGGGGGGCCcgggcctgcgggggggggggggcgggtcccaGACAAGGCTGAGCCTCTTGCCTCTCTCAGGACGGGCCGGGATCCTCCTCggactccagcagcagctccagtgaGAGCGACGGGGGGCACCACGGCAAggtagggggggggcaggacccccctgagcagccctgccccggggcctGCTGCCACCAttgcagggagccaggactcctgggttctctccctagccCCACGCCGGGGGGGGGGTCTATTCCTCACCCAGGTGCCGAGAGCCCCCCCAGCAGCCAGCGAGGGTCCATGGCCAGCAGCCCCTGCGTGGGAGCCTGGTTCCTGGCCCCCCGTCCCTGTTTGCCCAGGTCTGGGGGCCACGGCTGGCTGCCAAGGGCCGTCCCAGGTCCCCTGGCGGCTCCGCTGCCCCACACACTGCTAACCCTGCCCCACACGCTGCTAACCGCTGCCTcacaccctgccccacacactgCTAACCGCTGCcccacacactgccccacaccctgctAACCGCTGCCCCACACGCTGCTAACCGCTGCCCCACACGCTGCCCCACACACTGCTAACCCTGCCCCACACACTGCTAACCGCTGCcccacacactgccccacacACTAACCGCTGCCCCACACGCTGCTAACCGCTGCCCCACACGCTGCCCCACACACTGCTAACCCTGCCCCACACGCTGCCCCACACACTGCTAACCCTGCCCCACACGCTGCTAACCGCTGCCCCACACACTGCTAACCGCTGCcccacacactgccccacacGCTGCTAACCGCTGCCCCACACGCTGCCCCACACACTGCTAACCGCTGCCCCACACACTGCTAACCACAGGGCTGTTTGCACCCGTCGGCCCAGCCTGGGGCTCGAATCCAGTCTGCTGCAGGCAGGGCGGGACCCACAGCCCCAAGGCAGGGCAGGACCCATGGGACCCACAGGCCCCAGGCATGGCGGGACCCTGAGTCCCCGGCAGGGTGGGACCTGCGGGACCCACAACCCCCGGGCAGAGCTGGGACCCACAGGCCCCAGGCAGGGCGGGACCCAGAGTCCCCGGGCAGGGCGGGACCGGCGGGACCCACAGTccccgggcagggctggggactggctgCAGAGGGCAGTTGGCGCTAACCCCCCCCAcgctctcctccagccccacggccctgcccccccccgctaaCTCCCCCACTCTGTGCTccagccccacggccctgccccgcTAACCACCCCCCCGcgctctcctccagccccatggccctgcctcccccgctAACCCCCCCGcgctctcctccagccccacggccctgccccccccgctatctcccccactctctgctccagccccacggccctgccccgcTAACCCCCCCGcgctctcctccagccccacggccctgccccccccgctatCTCCCCCACTCTGTGCTccagccccacggccctgcctCGCTAACCACCCCCCCGcgctctcctccagccccacggccctgcccccctgctatCTCCCCCACTCTGTGCTTcagccccatggccctgccccgcTAACCACCCCCCCGcgctctcctccagccccatggccctgcctcccccgctAACCCCCCCACTctgtgctccagccccatggccctgcctcccccgctAACCCCCCCGcgctctcctccagccccatggccctgcctcccccgctAACCCCCCCGcgctctcctccagccccacggccctgccccccccgctatCTCCCCCACTCTGTGCTccagccccacggccctgcctCGCTAACCACCCCCCCGcgctctcctccagccccacggccctgcccccccctgctATCTCCCCCACTCTGTGCTtcagccccacggccctgccccccccgctatCTCCCCCACTCTGTGCTTcagccccatggccctgccccgcTAACCACCCCCCCGcgctctcctccagccccatggccctgcctcccccgctAACCCCCCCGcgctctcctccagccccatggccctgcctcccccgctAACCCCCCCGcgctctcctccagccccacggccctgccccccccgctaaCTCCCCCACTCTGTGCTtcagccccacggccctgccccgcTAACCACCCCCCCGcgctctcctccagccccatggccctgcctcccccgctAACCCCCCCGcgctctcctccagccccacggCCCAGGCCACGTGCacaaggagaagaagaagaagaagctgaACAAGGAGAAGGAGAAGAAGGAGAAGAAGGAGAAGTCCAAGGAGAAGAAGAGCCACTGATGGCAGCGCCAGGCCCGGCCGCGTCTCACCCAGACTCCACCCCTGGATCTGGGCAGAGACCCGGCGGCTCAGCCTGGCACCCGCGGCCGTCGGCTGGTATCTTGGGAGCCTGCCCTTTGGAGCCTTCATTGAAATAAACAAGCTCCGACCCAGCCTTGCCCTGCAGGCGCTGTGGGGCTGATTAGCCCGAGCTAACGAGCGGGAGCTTCCTCCAGGTGCGGCCGGAGCCCCAGAACAGGTTCTGGAGGGGCAGgagctgctctcagccccacctGCGGGGAAGGGAACGGCCGCTTGGCAGGtggccccggggagggggaggggggcggctccaggctctGCAGCCTCCTGCCTGGGCACAGCAGAGCTGGCGTGTGCCAAGCCAgctccagtgtggacagcacCCGGGCGCTGGTGCCCTCGGGGCTGCTCCGATTGCTctccggggggcagggagcctccCTGGGGTGCCCCCCATGCACTGAGCAAGGCCCCAGTGaagccagcacacagagccaccatCACGGCTGTTTATTGGCTTGTTGTGGGTACAggcgttgggggggggggccctcaggCGCATGCAGCCCCCGTGGGCCCTGGCGAGGCaggcctgccccccagcagcagcagcagcacagtaaTACTGAGAAAGCACCAGGCAGCAGCGCACATGCATTCACAtgccccgggggggcggggggcctgCTCAGGCATTagcgggagctgcaggaagccagcCCGAAGGCAGCGTTCAGGGCAAGACTGGCGcccgctgccccacccccagccccaccagaaACCAAAGAACAGCGGCTGGTTCAAAATGGCCGGTGGGCCGTGCACCCAGCAGCCCCCCGAGTGCTGGCCCGGCTCTGCccagcctggagatgggggcGGCGCCAGGCATTTCACACGCAAAACCAGCAGCACCCCAGCTTGGTGCAGAagcgggcagggggcagggctggtgcgtACAGGACTCCAGGCAGGTTCCTCACGGCCCGGCTGGAGGAGACACTGCAGGGTAAgggacacccccgccccccagacacTGCCCAGCGGAGGGTCCCCCCCTCCACCGACActgccagggcagagcctggcatcTCCCACGTTGGTCCCAGAGACAAGCCAAGCTCCAGCTGCCTCCCCcgctgccagggggaggggacacccTCCCTTCCATACCCCAGGTTGGGGTCAGAGGCCCTTCAACAAAACCCTGCAGTGGCTAAACCCATCAGAGAGGGACCCCCCCAGATCCTGGCCGGGAGCCGCTCAcacagactccccccccccacccccagccctaacACGAGGACGGCACCGCAGCCCAAGCCGGAGCGGACACGGCCTTGTTTGACGCCCGCCGTCAGCCTGGCTGTGAacaggcccaggcagggagcccgGCTGGGcctggggcgccaggggccgggtccgggcagctggagggggggggggcagcggggaggcCCCGTCACCTGACCAGGTGGAAGGTCAGCCAGTACATGAAGAGCGGCTGCAGGGCGGCGATGGCCATGGTGAGGTACATGCGCAGCTGGTTCTTGGCCCCCCGCACCAGCACACCCTCCGCAGCCGCCTCCGACAGGATCTTCAGCCGCAGCGTCCtgatctggggggagaggggagagcgcTGGGCCAGGGCCTGGCGGGAGCAGCCCTGGGCCACTAGCCACATGctgccacctcttccccacccagcGGTCTGAGCCCAACGTGCTGGGCACCGCTCGCCCATTGGTCTCCAGGACAAGGGCCTGGCATGGGACCCTCTCCTCGGCTCCTGCATCCGGACAGGAAGTGCAGGGGAGAAGCTGGTACCATGGGGCCCGGCCCCAGACACTGCAGCCCAGAGCTAgacacccaccctccctccctcccagggactGATCCAGGCCGCCTGCCCCAGAGCCGCGGCCGGCCCAGGCCCTGACTGCCGCGACCGGCTCTTACCATGAAGACAAAGATGGACAGGCAGCACCAGCTGAGCAGCAGGTAGTAGCCGGTCTTGCCGAAGAGCAGGCCGGACACGATGCCGACAATCATCCTACCACAGGAGAGGCATGAAGTGAGCGGGTCTGGGGTGCCACCCCGAGCCCTGccatgcccccagcacccccctgcc from Mauremys mutica isolate MM-2020 ecotype Southern chromosome 15, ASM2049712v1, whole genome shotgun sequence includes the following:
- the C15H19orf33 gene encoding immortalization up-regulated protein — translated: MDCNRAAASGSDPKKHEAGKEGGHPPHAGPPQHKDGPGSSSDSSSSSSESDGGHHGKPHGPGHVHKEKKKKKLNKEKEKKEKKEKSKEKKSH